A single region of the Streptomyces sp. NBC_01803 genome encodes:
- a CDS encoding HAD family hydrolase produces MDLDLANHEALIADWDGTLVDSQPLNFRGLAAALAPRGLVLDQGWYRARLGTSVADLLVELGSTAPVGDVLEACGQYIISEVTSLRAYTNVVALVEAARAAGLRTAIASGGAGPVVRAGLVATGLAELFEVVVTREDAEWGKPAPDLFLEAARRLGVTPARCVVIEDAEEGIAAAVAAGMRVVDVRPFVSSCW; encoded by the coding sequence ATGGACCTCGATCTTGCGAATCATGAGGCTTTGATCGCGGATTGGGACGGGACGTTGGTCGACAGCCAACCTCTGAACTTCCGCGGCTTGGCCGCCGCGCTGGCGCCGCGGGGCCTGGTGCTCGATCAGGGTTGGTACCGGGCCCGGTTGGGTACGTCGGTCGCGGACTTGCTGGTTGAGCTAGGTAGTACGGCTCCCGTGGGGGACGTACTGGAGGCGTGTGGGCAGTACATCATCAGCGAGGTGACGTCCTTGCGGGCGTACACGAACGTCGTGGCGTTGGTGGAAGCGGCCCGTGCTGCGGGGCTGCGTACCGCGATCGCTTCTGGAGGGGCCGGTCCCGTGGTGCGAGCCGGGCTCGTGGCTACCGGACTGGCGGAGCTGTTCGAGGTGGTGGTCACACGGGAGGATGCCGAGTGGGGGAAGCCGGCACCGGACCTGTTCCTTGAAGCCGCGCGGCGTCTTGGGGTGACGCCGGCGCGGTGTGTGGTGATCGAGGACGCCGAGGAGGGCATCGCTGCTGCCGTTGCCGCCGGTATGCGGGTTGTCGACGTCCGGCCCTTTGTGTCGTCGTGCTGGTGA
- a CDS encoding ATP-binding protein — protein MRFGTCTSSTITPETTSAGGRRCFAVALPADGRVTADLRRAVREHARRWGVPDCADAVLVASELFANAVLHGTPAVGTSVRVEVAHLGECIRIAVTDGCRDRVPVRRDVSETAESGRGLRLLDDLTRDWDTTVAEDGKTVWAEVPIHPAT, from the coding sequence ATGCGCTTCGGTACCTGTACGTCCAGCACCATCACGCCCGAGACCACCTCCGCCGGTGGGCGTCGATGTTTCGCTGTCGCTTTACCGGCCGACGGCCGGGTTACCGCAGACCTGCGTCGTGCGGTTCGGGAGCACGCGCGTCGGTGGGGCGTGCCCGATTGCGCTGACGCGGTGCTCGTTGCCAGCGAGCTGTTCGCGAACGCTGTCCTGCACGGCACTCCTGCGGTGGGAACGTCGGTACGGGTCGAGGTGGCGCATCTCGGTGAGTGCATCCGGATCGCGGTGACGGACGGCTGCCGTGACCGGGTCCCAGTGCGGCGTGACGTGTCGGAGACGGCGGAGTCCGGGCGCGGCCTGCGGCTGCTCGATGACCTGACCCGGGACTGGGACACGACGGTCGCCGAGGACGGGAAGACCGTCTGGGCTGAGGTCCCCATCCATCCGGCTACCTAG